From a single Cyprinus carpio isolate SPL01 chromosome A3, ASM1834038v1, whole genome shotgun sequence genomic region:
- the LOC109049767 gene encoding protein rogdi homolog isoform X2 — protein MVKPEEEFNWLLKEEVPAVLKQLQDILKEASRRFSMPSPGLEGQLKQENFILGSSTIDQVKGVLTLQGEALTQADINIKVAKSSQVMHFAFRDDKQWKLQQIQDARNHVNQALQLLSSRDESYHFKTGAEVNKLMDAVMLQLSRARNRLTTPASMTLPELAASGLMKMFTPPMPGDVMVNFYINLSKLCLTVYQLHVLQPNTTKNFKSAGSSVLHNPGAMFEYSNTKFEVSHVHKVECVVPWLNDTLVFFTISLQLCQQLKDKISVFSSFWNYRPF, from the exons ATGGTTAAACCG GAGGAGGAATTTAATTGGCTGTTGAAAGAAGAGGTGCCTGCGGTGCTGAAACAGCTGCAAGACATTTTGAAG GAGGCATCAAGGCGTTTTTCAATGCCGTCACCAGGTCTGGAAGGACAGCTGAAACAAGAGAACTTCATTCTGGGCAGCTCTAC GATAGACCAGGTGAAAGGGGTTTTGACGCTACAAGGAGAAGCTCTAACTCAGGCT gatATCAACATTAAAGTTGCTAAAAGCAGTCAAGTAATGCATTTTGCATTCCGAGATGATAAACAGTGGAAATTGCAGCAG ATCCAGGATGCCCGAAACCATGTGAATCAGGCCCTGCAGTTACTAAGCAGCCGTGACGAGAGTTATCACTTCAAAACTGGGGCTGAAGTCAATAAG CTTATGGATGCAGTAATGCTTCAGTTGAGCCGAGCCAGAAACAGACTCACAACCCCGGCCAGCATGACTCTTCCTGAGCTCGCAgccagtggcctaatg AAAATGTTCACACCGCCGATGCCTGGTGACGTGATGGTGAACTTCTATATCAATCTCAGTAAACTGTGTTTGACGGTGTATCAACTACATGTCCTGCAGCCTAACACTACTAAG aacTTTAAATCGGCGGGAAGTTCAGTGCTGCATAATCCAGGAGCAATGTT TGAATACAGCAACACCAAGTTCGAGGTGAGTCACGTCCATAAGGTGGAGTGTGTGGTGCCGTGGCTGAATGACACGCTGGTGTTTTTCACCATTTCCCTGCAGCTCTGTCAGCAGCTCAAAGATAAG ATTTCGGTCTTCTCTAGTTTCTGGAACTACAGACCATTTTAA
- the LOC109049767 gene encoding protein rogdi homolog isoform X1 produces MLGAERSALSELAKMTAASHAERTVLEEEFNWLLKEEVPAVLKQLQDILKEASRRFSMPSPGLEGQLKQENFILGSSTIDQVKGVLTLQGEALTQADINIKVAKSSQVMHFAFRDDKQWKLQQIQDARNHVNQALQLLSSRDESYHFKTGAEVNKLMDAVMLQLSRARNRLTTPASMTLPELAASGLMKMFTPPMPGDVMVNFYINLSKLCLTVYQLHVLQPNTTKNFKSAGSSVLHNPGAMFEYSNTKFEVSHVHKVECVVPWLNDTLVFFTISLQLCQQLKDKISVFSSFWNYRPF; encoded by the exons ATGCTCGGAGCAGAGCGGTCTGCTCTGTCTGAACTAGCGAAGATGACGGCCGCGAGTCACGCGGAGAGGACTGTGCTG GAGGAGGAATTTAATTGGCTGTTGAAAGAAGAGGTGCCTGCGGTGCTGAAACAGCTGCAAGACATTTTGAAG GAGGCATCAAGGCGTTTTTCAATGCCGTCACCAGGTCTGGAAGGACAGCTGAAACAAGAGAACTTCATTCTGGGCAGCTCTAC GATAGACCAGGTGAAAGGGGTTTTGACGCTACAAGGAGAAGCTCTAACTCAGGCT gatATCAACATTAAAGTTGCTAAAAGCAGTCAAGTAATGCATTTTGCATTCCGAGATGATAAACAGTGGAAATTGCAGCAG ATCCAGGATGCCCGAAACCATGTGAATCAGGCCCTGCAGTTACTAAGCAGCCGTGACGAGAGTTATCACTTCAAAACTGGGGCTGAAGTCAATAAG CTTATGGATGCAGTAATGCTTCAGTTGAGCCGAGCCAGAAACAGACTCACAACCCCGGCCAGCATGACTCTTCCTGAGCTCGCAgccagtggcctaatg AAAATGTTCACACCGCCGATGCCTGGTGACGTGATGGTGAACTTCTATATCAATCTCAGTAAACTGTGTTTGACGGTGTATCAACTACATGTCCTGCAGCCTAACACTACTAAG aacTTTAAATCGGCGGGAAGTTCAGTGCTGCATAATCCAGGAGCAATGTT TGAATACAGCAACACCAAGTTCGAGGTGAGTCACGTCCATAAGGTGGAGTGTGTGGTGCCGTGGCTGAATGACACGCTGGTGTTTTTCACCATTTCCCTGCAGCTCTGTCAGCAGCTCAAAGATAAG ATTTCGGTCTTCTCTAGTTTCTGGAACTACAGACCATTTTAA